In one Nicotiana tomentosiformis chromosome 6, ASM39032v3, whole genome shotgun sequence genomic region, the following are encoded:
- the LOC138894089 gene encoding uncharacterized protein — translation MARTRTPSSARHGAGRGTTRGGRQVGTHHTRKQAAPQPKVENMGQPQATMPDQVQEQGIQDAPSPVPTVLPTVTLPANAVISLLNVLEALVPTQGGSSDNSANPQSFLDGTLKALRALGYSSERSVELAAYKLEDMANTWYATILLGRLAGSAPLTWDEFIDLARKIENKGRDERATSELHKKAKTGGSFNGSFSENRRAGNQGQQQQGSQTGTHLDCPQPLRNFNRVSTQSVVPTQTTRNTLGATGTGNRGRGAGDRATMNQGQGNAGRGQERVFAFTRQDAQASNAVVTCILSVCSFDALALIDSGSTHSYVSSYFALRFSRQPELLDDPFLVATPVGESLLAEYVYRACQILVEGRDTLADLIKGCLGLLAIVNDIRKEIISIENVPVVREFYDVFPEDLPGLPPVREIDFGIDFLPDTQPISIPPYRMEPTELRDLKQQLQDLLDKGFIRPSVSPWGAPVLFVKKKDGSLRMCIDYPQLNKITIRNKYPLPRINDMFDQLQGAAHFSKIDLRSCYHQLRNKDEDISKTAFRTRYGHYAFLVMPFGLTNALATFMDLMNRVFKPFLDRFVIVFIDDILIYSPSQGEHENHLRTVLQTLREHRLYAKFSKFNVVADALSRKSMGSLAHIALAKRLLAKDIQRLEDICIRFSVENSVALLACAQAQSLLFEHIKATKYKDERFCKYRDEALAGKSKDIIVESDGVLRMGDRLCVANIDGLRQSILEEAHNSRYTIHPGSTKMYHDLKQFYWWEVKTTYGGVRYAQIFMNEIFRLHGVSISIISDRGSQFTSRFWKSFQEALDTLVDLSTAFHPQTDGQSERTIQILENMLGALFHVSMLRKYISDSSKVLEALTIPLDEKLSYEEEPMAIVDRQIRKLRPKKIVFVKVLWRNRTVEEAT, via the exons ATGGCTAGGACACGTACACCCTCATCTGCTAGACATGGTGCTGGACGTGGCACTACCCGAGGTGGCAGACAAGTTGGGACTCATCATACTAGAAAACAGGCCGCTCCTCAACCTAAAGTTGAGAACATGGGTCAACCCCAAGCTACTATGCCAGATCAAGTGCAAGAACAGGGGATTCAGGATGCTCCATCACCAGTGCCAACTGTTTTACCTACTGTTACCTTACCTGCTAACGCAGTGATAAGTTTATTGAATGTGTTAGAGGCATTGGTGCCTACTCAGGGTGGAA GTTCTGATAATTCAGCAAATCCTCAGAGTTTCTTGGATGGGACACTTAAGGCATTGCGTGCTCTAGGATATTCTAGTGAGAGGTCCGTGGAGCTCGCAGCATACAAACTAGAGGATATGGCTAACACATGGTATGCAACTATATTGTTAGGAAGGCTAGCAGGATCAGCCCCACTGACATGGGACGAGTTCA TCGATCTCGCTAGAAAGATTGAAAACAAGGGACGTGATGAGCGTGCAACTAGTGAATTACATAAGAAGGCCAAGACAGGAGGATCTTTCAATGGCAGTTTTAGTGAAAATCGCAGAGCAGGAAATCAGGGACAACAACAACAGGGTTCTCAGACAGGGACACATTT GGATTGTCCTCAGCCTCTGAGGAATTTCAACCGGGTTTCTACTCAGTCAGTTGTACCTACTCAGACTACTCGTAATACCTTAGGTGCTACAGGTACAGGAAATAGAGGCCGAGGTGCTGGAGATCGTGCTACTATGAATCAAGGACAAGGGAATGCTGGTAGAGGTCAGGAGAGAGTTTTTGCATTTACTAGACAGGATGCTCAGGCCTCGAATGCAGTGGTTACATGTATTCTTTCTGTTTGTTCATTTGATGCACTTGCGTTGATTGATTCGGGATCTACTCACTCCTATGTGTCCTCGTACTTTGCTTTAAGGTTTAGTAGGCAACCTGAGCTATTGGATGATCCTTTTCTAGTTGCTACTCCTGTTGGAGAGTCTCTATTAGCTGAATACGTGTATCGTGCTTGTCAGATTCTGGTTGAGGGTAGAGATACTCTCGCTGACCTTATT AAAGGTTGCTTGGGTCTCTTAGCTATTGTAAATGACATAAGAAAGGAAATAATTAGTATAGAAAATGTACCAGTAGTGAGAGAATTTTATGATGTATTTCCTGAGGATTTACCAGGATTGCCTCCAGTACGAGAAatagactttggtattgattttctACCTGACACACAACCCATATCGATACCCCCATATCGGATGGAACCAACAGAGTTGAGGGATCTAAAGCAACAGTTGCAGGATTTGCTAGATAAGGGTTTTATCAGACCTAGTGTATCACCATGGGGGGCACCCGTACTGTTCGTAAAGAAGAAAGACGGTTccctgagaatgtgcattgactacccgcagttgaacaagataacaatacgcaataaatatcctttgcctcgtataaatgacatgtttgatcagttacaaggagcTGCCCACTTTTCAAAGATTGACCTCCGATCTTGTTATCATCAACTTAGAAATAAAGATGAAGATATTTCTAAGACTGCTTTCAGAACTCGATATGGGCACTATGCATTTCTTGTGATGCCTTTTGGACTGACTAATGCTCTAGCTACattcatggatttaatgaatAGGGTGTTCAAGCCGTTTCTAGATAGATTtgtaatagtatttattgatgatatcctaatATATTCTCCTAGTCAAGGTGAACACGAGAATCATTTGAGGACTGTGTTGCAAACATTGCGAGAACAtcggctttatgctaagttctcaaagt tcaatgtggtggctgatgcattGAGCAGAAAATCTATGGGGAGTTTGGCACATATAGCTCTTGCAAAGAGACTTTTGGCCAAAGATATTCAGAGACTAGAAGATATATGTATCAGATTTAGTGTCGAAAATTCAGTGGCATTGTTAGCTTGTGCTCAGGCTCAGTCTTTATTATTTGAGCACATTAAAGCCACCAAATATAAGGATGAGCGATTCTGCAAATACAGAGATGAGGCCTTAGCTGGTAAGAGCAAGGATATAATTGTTGAAAGTGATGGTGTTCTTCGAATGGGTGACAGGTTATGTGTAGCAAACATAGATGGGTTAAGACAGTCTATTCTTGAAGAAGCTCACAACTCTAGATACACTATACATCCTGGAtccacaaaaatgtatcatgacctaAAGCAATTTTATTGGTGGGAAG TGAAGACTACATATGGTGGAGTAAGGTATGCACAAATATTTATGAACGAAATTTTCCGACTTCACGGAGTTTcaatatccatcatctctgatagaGGATCACAATTTACTTCACgcttttggaaatcttttcaaGAAGCATTGGATACACTAGTAGATCTTAGTactgcatttcatccacagacagacgggcagtcagaACGTACTATACAGATCTTGGAGAATATGTTGGGAGCCT tgtttcatgtctcAATGCTAAGAAAATATATATCAGACTCATCTAAGGTGCTTGAAGCACTGACTATACCTCTTGATGAGAAGTTatcttacgaggaggagccgatggctattgttGATAGACAAATAAGAAAACTACGGCCAAAAAAAATTGTGTTCGTGAAAGTCTTATGGAGAAATCGTACTGTTGAAGAAGCTACATGA